A segment of the Pseudoalteromonas piscicida genome:
TTAGTGTCTGTAATTATTGTCTCTGTGTGTTATCACAATATGGTTGCAGCCAGATATGATATCGCGAACTGTGAGCAGTTAAGCGATATTAATTTTAGAAAGGTCAAATTACTTAAGGAATTGGTACATAAGCTACATGACGGCTCAATTGACTCTGAGCGCGTTGTTTTTGTTCAATCCTTATTATTTCTTGGCGAGCTCGGCTCAGAAATAGCTCAGCTTATTACCGAAAGTCAATGTCATTCCCCACAGAGTTGCTATATCGAGAAATTGCATATCGCCCTTTATACAGCCACATTAATTGGCTACGAGTCAGCCATCACAGATCAATTGTATGCGCTCATTAATGCCCTAGAAACGGGTAGCTCAGATTGCAATGCCACTAAGCTATTGTTGCTTATAGACACTATCACCAATAAAGAAGTCAATCAGACGGTGATCAACACCTTTTTTGATCAAAAGAGCCAAGATTGGTTGGAGCTTTTCTATGAACTCAGAAGCAAATACTTTAGTTAGTTACAAAGTACTGATATTAGACGATGAAACGTCAATACTTAAGGCGTTAAAACGAGTCATACGGCTGCCTTCGGTAGAGGTTGTCAGTTTTGATAATCCTTTTGAAGCTCTTGAGTACATAGACACGCACCCCGTTCAGGTTATTATCTCTGATTTTAGAATGCCGCTAATGAATGGTGGAGATTTTCTAAAACGAGCCAAAAAAATAAACCCTGGTGCAATTGGCCTAATTCTTAGCGGTTATACCGACTCCGATATGCTTATTGATATGATTAACAGCAAGGTTGCGCATAAGTTTTTGTGTAAACCATGGGAGAACGACAAATTACTCGAAGAAGTTAATGCAGCAATAGACGTATACAATAATAATTATTTTAAAACGGTTTTACAGGAACAACTAAAAAAGCGTGATTGCCCACGGGTATTAATCAATAATGAAGGCCAAGTTGTCGAGCATAATCTCAGCAAAGACATAGAATCTCAGATTCTTGCGGAGTTCTCGGCATGCTTTAGTGGTAATGGCATCTACCACACTCCTCTTGGTGTTTTGAGATGTGAGATCCGTAGCAATCCAAAAGACGAGGAGTTCTATCTGATCACGATAGAAAAAGTCGAAGTAACAGACGAAATTAACGTCTATGAAGTTATCACCGAGCTGCTATTATGTTACTCGATAAACCCCGTTCTCACTTACTATGCGTTGCCAACTTGCGAACTCACCACAGCGAAATTGGCAGCTGCGGCTCAAGAAGTTTTCAGAAACTATAAAATATTACCGTCACCGACCCATAACTATCTGTTTGTACTGGATAACATTGAGCAATCCTTATTGCCAAGAAAGCAGATAGAGCTAGAAATTCAGTTGGAAAAGTTACTCGATACCGCACTACCTCACGAGATACAAAGTAATACCACTCAACTTGCTGCATTTTTAAATAATGGAGAGTAGGCGTGGATACTTTTGCAAAAGTTGAATTAACACAAGATTTAGTCGAATCAAGCTTTCCGCTCGCCGACCTCAATACGCTACTCACCTCTCTCTCTGATTATTTCGAGGTACCAATTACTTTAGTCACCGTAATTGAAGGGCAATGGCAACATCTGATCGCCAGACATGGGATCCTAGCCGACAAGACACCGGAGCAAGATGCTTTTTGTAAGAGCTTAATCAAACATAACAAGTCTTTACTTGTTCCAGATACCGCCTTAGATGAAAACTATGCCAATAACCCACTGGTTACTGGCGAGCCCTACATTCGCTCATACTTGGGTGTACCTTTTCGACTCGACGGCAAGCCTATCGGTGGCGTCTGTTTAATCGATACCAAACCGAAAAATTATGCCGAGCGAGATGTTCATTTACTCGAGACAATTAGCGGTCTTATCACCAATATTTTAGAGCTACAAAAGAACTATTCGTTATACCTCGAAGATCAAGAGTTAATCCGTTTTTCACCGATCGTGTTAATTAAGTGGAAGTATAATAATGGGCTGCGCATTCGTACGGTTTCTCCGAATATTGAACGCGTAATTGGTATTGACGCTTTCCACTTATGCTCCGGAGAATTGCATTTTGAAGACTTACTCACCGAGCCAAGTGTTGAGAAATTTCATTTTAACTTACAAAACCACTTGGATGGTTTAGAGGCGTCTGAAATTTTGCTAGAGATGGCATTAGACTCAAAACAGATCTGGATCCGTATGATCACCGTGGCGCACTTTAACCACGACGGCAGAATGACAAGCATTCAGGCTTTTATTACCGAAAATACTGCGCAAAAGTACACCGAAGACAAACTCAATGAGACAAACCGACAGATGCGCCTGTTACTAGAAGCCTCGGAGCTAGGTACATGGGATTGGAATATTCCAGCAGATATCAACAAAGTTAATAAAAAGTGGTGTGATATGCTTGGAATTGAATTTGAATACGTTGAGACCAGCGTTAATTACTTCCGCCAACTTATTCATCCAGCCGATCGTAGTCACGTAGAAAGAGACCTAGCCAAGCACCTACAAGGGTTAACCGATGCCTACACCACGTCCTATAGAATGAAACATGCCGACGGACACTGGGTGTGGATAGAAACCTATGGCAAAGTGGTTGAACGCGATAATAGCGGCAGAGCACTGCGCCTTGCTGGTACTCACCGGGATATTACCTACCGGATGGAAGCGCAGTTGCAAGAGCGAAAGCAAAAACAATTACTGTCTTTTATCAGTAAAGCACAGTCAGCCTATTTAAAGACTGGTGATCTGTCTAAATCATGCCGTGAAATTCTAGAAGAGCTCATCGACATTGCGGATAGCCAATTTGCGCTGATCGGCGAGCTTGAGCATACCGCCGGTGTGCCAAGGCTCTTTATTCATGCAATTTCAGAAATGCAATGGAATGATCTAAGCTCTCAATTGGTACAGCGGTATTATGATAACGATCTTTATTTTACTGATTTTAATAATCTGTTCGGGTCGGTTATCCTGACAGGGAAAACCGTAATTAGTAATGAACGAGGCAAGCACCCTGCGTCGAAAGGCACGCCAAAAGGACACCCAAGGATCTCTAAGTTTTTAGGGCTGCCGATAAAACTCAATGGCGAATTGGTCGGTATGATAGGACTTGCGAATAAGTTTTTTGACTATACCGAAGAAGATGCAAAATTCTTACAACCATTAGTCGATTCTCTAGCTGGTTTATACTATGCGGTTAAACTCGATAAAGAGCGCCAAGAAGCAGAAAACAAACTGCTTGAACTCGCAATGACCGACACCTTATCAGGCCTGCCCAACCGACGTGCCTTTATGGAAAAAGCCGCCGAAGTTGGTGAGATATCCTTCCCCTATTTAATTGGTATGGTAGATATCGATAACTTTAAGTCAATTAATGATACCTACGGTCATGATGCTGGTGACAAAGCCATTAAGCTGATTGCTTACACCATAAAGGATGCGCTACGCAGTGATGATTTTACCGCGCGAATGGGAGGTGAGGAGTTTGCATTTGTATTGCTTGATGCCACACATGGATCATCTAGCGCATTGATTGAGACTATCAGAGAATCTATATCCAACTTGGAAATTACACTGTCAGAAGAAGAGAAAATACATCTCACGGTCAGCATTGGTGTAAAAGCGGTACTTCCCGAGATGGAAAAAATGTCTATTACAGGACATTTAAATGATGCTGATAAAGCTTTGTATGAGGCTAAACATACTGGCAAAAATAAAGTAGTTTGGTTCGAATAGCAAAATATTTCATATTGCTTGATATACTTTAATTTCGCGTCAGACATAAAAATGGAAAAATGATGAAACCGCTCTCACGTAACCTAGCTGCACTTGGATTTTTAGTCACTTCATCTGTAGCTTATGCCGATTATACTGCTGAGTTAGAAATTGACAGAATGCAGGACACACCGTTTAAAGAGTGTAGCGACTACACTTTTCGCCAAGTTATGAATAATTTTTTTACCGAACTCACTTGGGATTATCTCACAAGCGATTGGGGCAGAAACTACATAAATATTGATGGTTATGTAGAAGAAGAAGGCGAAAAGTTTGATTTTCTTCTTCAATACGAAGTCAAATCTGATGGGACGTTTGAATTTAACGCAATGGAGTTCTTAGGAAAAGCAAAAGACGACTCGTTTATTATCATGATGCTCGACAAGATTTGCTATCATTCAACCGGTGATTAACGCTTCAACTCGAAGCGCTAATGTGCTTCTAAACTTAGTCTACTGTAACTTTGCACTGGATGGGCTGTTGATAATAACCCCAAGTTAATATTGCTACATTACTTTGTACTTTAAGGTGATAATCGCCACCGCGGTAATGAGTATCGCTGGCGGAGTTATCGATGAACATCAGCTTTTCACTGTCATTAAATTCTGCGACCATGCTTAGTGGCTGAGTATCATAGTAAAAAACGGATAATAACTTATCGTTACAGAGATACGTCGTATGCCCGGAGCTAGTCACTAATGCAAAACGAGCCTCAAGCTCGGCAATACGGTGAATATACGACTGCTTCAAGCAATGCGTGCTATCGCTAGATTTCCAACACGCATTACGCCCTTTTATCCACCCTCTTTGCTCGGCTTGAAGCTGCTTCGAATGCGGCTCTTTTACAATTTTTTCATACACAGAATTGAGCCTGCTATCCAGTCGAGACAACACCGCACTATCACAAATAACGGCTTCCATGCTTCCAGCTCTTACCTCGTTACAAGCGAATGTAGGCGTATGTAGGGTATGTTGTTTTAAGTGCTCGTCAATATAGCGACACCAATCCTGCGTGCCACGGTCGGGCTTATCCGAGTAACTTCTTACACCAAGTTTAAACTCAATGACCGATTGCCATTCTTGGCTGCCAAGATCAGGACCATGCCCGCTACCATCGCCACTTATTAAAAGATCATCGACCTCTGTCATCCACTGCTCGCCACAGTGAAACGCTTCAACGTTCAATTGCTCGGTGGGTGTTAAAACTGTCCTAGTTTGTGGCGCACATCCAAATAGAGTGATGGCTATAACTGCAGCCAATCCATGAAAAAAATTACGGGTTAATGTAGTCGCTTTCAAGCTAATTTCCTTTTAATCGCGTAAACAAGAGTTGCGCTTATCAAAACAGCAACATTATGAAAAGCATTGAGTTATTGTCGTCGGCACGTCCGCTAGAGTCACTTCTTTACTGTGAGCATTTAGCTTAATGGCCTCTTTGGGCATTCCAAATACAATACTGGAGCTTTCATCTTGTGCATAAGTCTGCGCCCCCGATTTCTTCATTTCTAACAAACCAAATGCACCATCTGCGCCCATTCCGGTTAATATAAATCCGATAGCATTGCTTCTAACTTGCTTCGCAACAGATTGAAATAATACATTGACCGAAGGCTTATGGCGCTGCACTGGCGGCCCATCTTTGAGCTGAGTGTAATAGAATGCACCACGACGAACAAGCTGAAGGTGATGGCTTCCTGGCGCGATATACACATGGTTAGCCAATACGCGTTCGTTATGCTCAGCTTCTTTAATCTTTAATTTTGAAAGATCATTTAGCCTTTGAGCAAAGGCTTTAGTGAAGTTGGCTGGCATATGTTGCACCACCACAATACCAGGCAATTCGGGTTCTAATTGACTAAATATGTACTCAAGCGCTTGCGTCCCCCCTGTCGAAGTGCCGATGGCTACCACTTTATCAGTGGTATTAATGGAAAGGTTGGTATTGCTCATTGCAACATTGATAGCAGGCGCGCGGCTTATGTCTTCCGTAGAGGACTTTGGTCTGTAGAATCTCGCTTGCTTAACCACTTTAATAAATTGCTCGCGTTGAGACTCAAGAAATGATTTTAAGCCACACTCAGGTTTAGTTAAGATTTCAAATGCGCCAAGAGAGAGTGCCTCTACCGACAATTGAGCTCCTGTGGTTGTTAGCGATGAACAAATGATCACGGGGATAGGTTTATTGGCCATGAGCCAGCGTAAAAAGGTAATGCCATCCATCTGTGGCATTTCTATATCAAGAATAATAACATCTGGCGGCTCTGCCAACACGCTGGGCTGCGCCAAGACAGGGTTGCTAAACACCTTAGTCACGCAGATTTCAGGCGAATACTCCAACATCGCAGTGACCGTTTGCCTTACCACAGCAGAGTCATCGATAATATAGACAGAAATTTTATTCGACATCAGGTTGCTCTCCTGCTCGATAACGCAACATGAAAACGGTCTACCTGGCAAGAGCCATCCTTGAGATCCACTTGAATTCTCCGATAATAAGGGCCACCAACATCACGCGCAATAAGCCTAAATCCATAATCGTCAATCAGCTTATGACTCATTTCGATGTTTCGCATACCGACAGTCTCTGAACAAGACGTTTTGAACATCTCTCCACCACCAAAAAGCTTAATCTCCACACAATCCTCAGCGATACTAAACCGCTTTAAATATTGGCGAACCAACGAAAAAGTCTTATCGACATATTTAGCGGGCTCATCGTCATTCGGCTTTTCTGTGGTTGGCAATAGCATATGACTGACAACAACTAGTTGGTGCTGCTTAGACACTAAAACAAATGAAACACAGGACCCCAGCAAGGTATTGAGCGTTGCTGGACGAAATGACTCAATTGCCAAACTACCCGGCTGCAAAAATATTGATTCAACGTCTCTGTTTGGCATCAACATTTTGCATACACCGCAGGGGCGATTGACTCAAATTTGTCATACACGCCATTTAAGCTCTCGGAGTGTCCTAAAAACAAAAAACCTTGCTTCGGCATCGCCCTATAAATATTCTCGAGGATTTTTACCTTTTCGTCTTTTTCAAAATAAATCAGTGCGTTACGGAGGAATATTATGTCAGCT
Coding sequences within it:
- a CDS encoding response regulator codes for the protein MNSEANTLVSYKVLILDDETSILKALKRVIRLPSVEVVSFDNPFEALEYIDTHPVQVIISDFRMPLMNGGDFLKRAKKINPGAIGLILSGYTDSDMLIDMINSKVAHKFLCKPWENDKLLEEVNAAIDVYNNNYFKTVLQEQLKKRDCPRVLINNEGQVVEHNLSKDIESQILAEFSACFSGNGIYHTPLGVLRCEIRSNPKDEEFYLITIEKVEVTDEINVYEVITELLLCYSINPVLTYYALPTCELTTAKLAAAAQEVFRNYKILPSPTHNYLFVLDNIEQSLLPRKQIELEIQLEKLLDTALPHEIQSNTTQLAAFLNNGE
- a CDS encoding sensor domain-containing diguanylate cyclase: MDTFAKVELTQDLVESSFPLADLNTLLTSLSDYFEVPITLVTVIEGQWQHLIARHGILADKTPEQDAFCKSLIKHNKSLLVPDTALDENYANNPLVTGEPYIRSYLGVPFRLDGKPIGGVCLIDTKPKNYAERDVHLLETISGLITNILELQKNYSLYLEDQELIRFSPIVLIKWKYNNGLRIRTVSPNIERVIGIDAFHLCSGELHFEDLLTEPSVEKFHFNLQNHLDGLEASEILLEMALDSKQIWIRMITVAHFNHDGRMTSIQAFITENTAQKYTEDKLNETNRQMRLLLEASELGTWDWNIPADINKVNKKWCDMLGIEFEYVETSVNYFRQLIHPADRSHVERDLAKHLQGLTDAYTTSYRMKHADGHWVWIETYGKVVERDNSGRALRLAGTHRDITYRMEAQLQERKQKQLLSFISKAQSAYLKTGDLSKSCREILEELIDIADSQFALIGELEHTAGVPRLFIHAISEMQWNDLSSQLVQRYYDNDLYFTDFNNLFGSVILTGKTVISNERGKHPASKGTPKGHPRISKFLGLPIKLNGELVGMIGLANKFFDYTEEDAKFLQPLVDSLAGLYYAVKLDKERQEAENKLLELAMTDTLSGLPNRRAFMEKAAEVGEISFPYLIGMVDIDNFKSINDTYGHDAGDKAIKLIAYTIKDALRSDDFTARMGGEEFAFVLLDATHGSSSALIETIRESISNLEITLSEEEKIHLTVSIGVKAVLPEMEKMSITGHLNDADKALYEAKHTGKNKVVWFE
- a CDS encoding lysozyme inhibitor LprI family protein, encoding MKATTLTRNFFHGLAAVIAITLFGCAPQTRTVLTPTEQLNVEAFHCGEQWMTEVDDLLISGDGSGHGPDLGSQEWQSVIEFKLGVRSYSDKPDRGTQDWCRYIDEHLKQHTLHTPTFACNEVRAGSMEAVICDSAVLSRLDSRLNSVYEKIVKEPHSKQLQAEQRGWIKGRNACWKSSDSTHCLKQSYIHRIAELEARFALVTSSGHTTYLCNDKLLSVFYYDTQPLSMVAEFNDSEKLMFIDNSASDTHYRGGDYHLKVQSNVAILTWGYYQQPIQCKVTVD
- a CDS encoding protein-glutamate methylesterase/protein-glutamine glutaminase, with the protein product MSNKISVYIIDDSAVVRQTVTAMLEYSPEICVTKVFSNPVLAQPSVLAEPPDVIILDIEMPQMDGITFLRWLMANKPIPVIICSSLTTTGAQLSVEALSLGAFEILTKPECGLKSFLESQREQFIKVVKQARFYRPKSSTEDISRAPAINVAMSNTNLSINTTDKVVAIGTSTGGTQALEYIFSQLEPELPGIVVVQHMPANFTKAFAQRLNDLSKLKIKEAEHNERVLANHVYIAPGSHHLQLVRRGAFYYTQLKDGPPVQRHKPSVNVLFQSVAKQVRSNAIGFILTGMGADGAFGLLEMKKSGAQTYAQDESSSIVFGMPKEAIKLNAHSKEVTLADVPTTITQCFS
- a CDS encoding chemotaxis protein CheD; translation: MLMPNRDVESIFLQPGSLAIESFRPATLNTLLGSCVSFVLVSKQHQLVVVSHMLLPTTEKPNDDEPAKYVDKTFSLVRQYLKRFSIAEDCVEIKLFGGGEMFKTSCSETVGMRNIEMSHKLIDDYGFRLIARDVGGPYYRRIQVDLKDGSCQVDRFHVALSSRRAT